In a single window of the Nocardioides massiliensis genome:
- a CDS encoding dipeptidase, producing MTAPATPEPTPDQVREAVTAVLPDVRRHLEDLVRIPSVSADPARADDVRRSAEATADLFRAEGFDDVRITSVEGGAPAVIARIPAPAGARTVLLYAHHDVQPTGDPAEWESDPFEPTERGERLYGRGAADDKAGIAAHLAAVKALRRLTPDGTLPVGVTVFVEGEEEIGSPTLGAFLAEHHDLLAADVIVIADSTNWEIGVPALTTTLRGNVDLVVEVSTLAHGVHSGMWGGLVPDALMALTRLLASLHDDDGSVAVEGLVSGPASDLDYPESRIREESSVLDPVALIGRGSAVERLWTQPSITVVGIDTTRIADASNTLIPRARAKVSLRLAPGDTADNGLAALIRHLETHVPWGAQLQITTGREAGEPGVIDAEGPVYDAARDAFALAWDGVRPVDIGVGGSIPFIAAFQQAFPDAAVLVTGVEDPDTRAHGANEGLHLAEFARVCLAEALLLQSL from the coding sequence GCCGACCCCGCGCGTGCGGACGACGTACGCCGCTCTGCGGAGGCCACCGCGGACCTCTTCCGCGCCGAGGGCTTCGACGACGTGCGGATCACGTCCGTGGAGGGCGGCGCACCGGCGGTGATCGCCCGGATCCCCGCCCCTGCTGGGGCGCGCACGGTGCTGCTCTACGCCCACCATGACGTGCAGCCCACCGGCGACCCGGCGGAGTGGGAGTCCGACCCGTTCGAGCCGACCGAGCGCGGCGAGCGGCTCTATGGGCGCGGCGCGGCCGACGACAAGGCCGGGATCGCCGCCCACCTGGCCGCGGTCAAGGCGCTGCGCCGGCTCACCCCCGACGGGACGCTGCCGGTGGGGGTGACGGTCTTCGTGGAGGGCGAGGAGGAGATCGGCTCGCCGACCCTCGGCGCCTTCCTCGCCGAGCACCACGACCTGCTGGCGGCCGACGTCATCGTCATCGCCGACTCCACCAACTGGGAGATCGGCGTCCCGGCGCTCACCACGACGCTGCGCGGCAACGTCGACCTGGTGGTCGAGGTGAGCACGCTCGCCCACGGTGTCCACTCGGGCATGTGGGGCGGGCTCGTGCCCGACGCGCTGATGGCGCTGACGCGCCTGCTCGCGAGCCTGCACGACGACGACGGGTCCGTCGCGGTCGAGGGTCTCGTCAGCGGTCCGGCGAGCGACCTGGACTACCCGGAGTCGCGCATCCGCGAGGAGTCGTCGGTCCTCGACCCGGTCGCGCTCATCGGGCGCGGCTCGGCGGTCGAGCGGCTGTGGACCCAGCCCTCGATCACCGTCGTCGGCATCGACACCACCCGCATCGCCGACGCCAGCAACACCCTGATCCCGCGGGCGCGGGCCAAGGTCTCGCTGCGGCTGGCTCCCGGCGACACCGCCGACAACGGTCTCGCGGCGCTGATCCGGCACCTCGAGACCCACGTGCCGTGGGGCGCGCAGCTGCAGATCACCACCGGACGCGAGGCGGGGGAGCCGGGCGTCATCGACGCCGAGGGGCCGGTGTACGACGCCGCCCGGGACGCCTTCGCGCTGGCGTGGGACGGCGTACGCCCGGTCGACATCGGCGTCGGGGGCTCGATCCCGTTCATCGCCGCGTTCCAACAGGCGTTCCCGGACGCCGCGGTCCTCGTGACCGGCGTGGAGGACCCCGACACCCGCGCCCACGGCGCCAACGAGGGCCTCCACCTGGCGGAGTTCGCCCGGGTCTGCCTGGCGGAGGCGCTGTTG